A stretch of Rhododendron vialii isolate Sample 1 chromosome 4a, ASM3025357v1 DNA encodes these proteins:
- the LOC131323143 gene encoding G-type lectin S-receptor-like serine/threonine-protein kinase At4g27290 isoform X1, whose product MERQAFLTFFHALFFSSTLLKFSIAADTLSSSQSLRDGETLVSPGQKFELGFFSPGSSKNRYLGIWYVRTPDTVVWVANRNNPMIDVQGILAISSDGGLILRNGTQSIIWSSNSTRASAEEITPIAQLLDSGNLELIERTKTYSVLWQSFDSMCDTRLPGMKLGANTNTGLDQHMTSWKAADDPSPGDFTYRIENNGLPQLVITMGSTKKYRSGPWNGLRFSGHQAGNNPAFKPVMEFNNTELISFYEPFNSVIKRSTLSQSGYLQRYVLNEKSGSWDLMFTAPADLCDSYGQCGPNGICRTSKAPICECLKGFSPKSQLEWEMLNWSKGCVRSVPLKCQKGEGFVKVARVKLPDLLDQFQLNTTMSLRECKEKCLRDCSCIAYANSNVSGRGNGCLMWFGDLIDTREFVPQDDSEQDIYIRLPESLYPKKKKKRLLKILLLSATSGTLTFCFVCGCIIIKMNKKRSLKGEKENLELPVFDLATISAATRNFSQENMVGEGGFGPVYKGKLSMGQEIAVKRLSKSSGQGLEEFKNEVASIAILQHRNLVALLGCCIQGEETMLIYEYMSNKSLDYFIYDHNRKALLAWQKRFDIIMGIARGLLYLHQDSKLKIIHRDLKASNILLDGDLLPKISDFGLARIFAGEQISAKTKRIIGTYGYMSPEYAIDGKFSVKSDVFSLGVLLLEIVSGKRNRGFIHPDHHHSLLGHAWLLWNEDKSLELMDTCLKDSCVESEVQRCIQVGLLCIQKLPEDRPAMSTVVFMLGNEGGVLPMPKEPGFFIERSSIDESYTNDAASITTLEAR is encoded by the exons ATGGAGAGACAGGCTTTCCTCACCTTCTTCcatgctttatttttttcctcaacCCTCCTCAAATTTTCCATTGCAGCCGATACCTTAAGTTCAAGCCAATCCCTGAGGGATGGTGAAACTTTAGTTTCACCCGGCCAAAAGTTTGAGCTCGGCTTCTTCTCTCCCGGAAGCTCAAAAAACAGGTACTTGGGAATATGGTATGTTAGAACCCCAGATACAGTTGTTTGGGTTGCAAATAGAAACAACCCAATGATAGATGTACAAGGAATCCTAGCTATCAGTAGTGATGGAGGATTGATCCTTCGAAATGGAACTCAGAGCATCATCTGGTCATCAAACTCAACAAGAGCGTCAGCAGAAGAAATCACTCCAATCGCTCAGCTCTTAGATTCTGGAAATCTTGAACTCATTGAGAGAACAAAAACATATTCTGTCCTATGGCAGAGCTTTGATTCCATGTGTGATACCCGGTTACCAGGCATGAAGCTTGGAGCAAATACTAACACAGGTCTAGATCAGCATATGACATCATGGAAAGCCGCCGATGACCCATCTCCAGGAGATTTCACTTACAGAATtgaaaataatgggttgcctcAATTGGTTATCACCATGGGATCAACCAAAAAGTACCGATCCGGACCATGGAATGGACTTCGATTCAGTGGCCATCAAGCAGGCAACAATCCGGCTTTTAAACCTGTAATGGAATTTAACAACACTGAATTGATCTCTTTCTATGAACCATTCAACTCTGTCATAAAAAGATCAACACTAAGCCAGTCAGGGTATCTCCAACGCTATGTACTGAATGAAAAGAGCGGCAGTTGGGATCTCATGTTTACGGCACCAGCTGATTTGTGCGACAGTTATGGGCAGTGTGGACCTAATGGTATTTGCAGAACCAGCAAAGCACCGATATGCGAGTGTTTGAAGGGTTTCAGTCCAAAATCCCAACTAGAATGGGAAATGCTTAACTGGTCCAAAGGGTGTGTGAGGAGTGTGCCGTTGAAGTGCCAGAAAGGAGAAGGGTTTGTGAAGGTTGCACGTGTTAAGTTGCCTGACCTCTTGGATCAGTTTCAGCTGAACACTACTATGAGCCTCAGGGAATGCAAGGAGAAATGCTTGAGGGACTGTTCTTGCATAGCTTATGCCAATTCAAATGTCAGTGGAAGGGGAAATGGTTGTTTGATGTGGTTTGGGGATCTGATTGATACCAGAGAGTTCGTCCCACAAGATGATAGTGAGCAAGATATCTACATCCGCTTGCCGG AATCACTTTacccaaagaagaagaagaaaagacttCTGAAGATCTTACTGCTATCAGCCACTTCAGGAACACTTACCTTCTGCTTCGTATGTGGGTGCATAATCATCAAGATGAACAAAAAGAGAAGTCTaaaaggagagaaagaaaactTGGAATTACCTGTGTTTGATTTGGCAACTATTTCTGCTGCCACTAGAAACTTCTCGCAGGAAAATATGGTTGGAGAAGGTGGCTTTGGTCCTGTTTACAAG GGAAAGTTGTCGATGGGACAAGAAATTGCCGTGAAAAGACTCTCAAAAAGTTCCGGTCAAGGTCTAGAAGAGTTTAAGAACGAAGTTGCCTCAATTGCAATACTTCAACACAGGAACCTCGTCGCGCTTCTGGGATGCTGCATTCAAGGAGAAGAAACGATGTTAATCTACGAGTATATGAGCAACAAAAGCTTGGATTATTTTATTTATG ATCACAACAGAAAGGCATTATTGGCTTGGCAAAAGCGGTTTGACATTATCATGGGGATTGCAAGGGGACTTCTCTATCTCCACCAAGATTCgaagttaaaaataatacacaGGGATCTCAAAGCAAGCAATATTTTACTAGACGGCGATCTGCTACCTAAAATTTCTGACTTTGGATTAGCACGAATTTTTGCAGGAGAACAAATatctgcaaaaacaaaaagaatcatTGGAACATA TGGCTATATGTCTCCAGAGTATGCAATTGATGGAAAGTTCTCTGTGAAATCCGACGTATTCAGCTTGGGTGTTCTTTTGCTCGAAATAGTGAGTGGTAAAAGGAACAGAGGTTTTATTCATCCTGATCACCACCACAGCCTTCTAGGGCAT GCATGGCTGCTATGGAATGAAGACAAGTCTTTGGAACTAATGGATACATGTTTGAAGGATTCATGTGTTGAATCTGAAGTACAGAGATGCATTCAAGTGGGCCTATTGTGCATTCAGAAACTCCCAGAAGACAGGCCGGCAATGTCAACTGTAGTATTCATGTTGGGAAATGAGGGTGGAGTGTTGCCTATGCCTAAAGAACCGGGTTTCTTCATTGAAAGAAGCTCCATTGATGAATCATATACAAATGATGCAGCAAGCATAACAACACTTGAAGCTAGATAA
- the LOC131323143 gene encoding G-type lectin S-receptor-like serine/threonine-protein kinase At4g27290 isoform X2 — protein sequence MERQAFLTFFHALFFSSTLLKFSIAADTLSSSQSLRDGETLVSPGQKFELGFFSPGSSKNRYLGIWYVRTPDTVVWVANRNNPMIDVQGILAISSDGGLILRNGTQSIIWSSNSTRASAEEITPIAQLLDSGNLELIERTKTYSVLWQSFDSMCDTRLPGMKLGANTNTGLDQHMTSWKAADDPSPGDFTYRIENNGLPQLVITMGSTKKYRSGPWNGLRFSGHQAGNNPAFKPVMEFNNTELISFYEPFNSVIKRSTLSQSGYLQRYVLNEKSGSWDLMFTAPADLCDSYGQCGPNGICRTSKAPICECLKGFSPKSQLEWEMLNWSKGCVRSVPLKCQKGEGFVKVARVKLPDLLDQFQLNTTMSLRECKEKCLRDCSCIAYANSNVSGRGNGCLMWFGDLIDTREFVPQDDSEQDIYIRLPESLYPKKKKKRLLKILLLSATSGTLTFCFVCGCIIIKMNKKRSLKGEKENLELPVFDLATISAATRNFSQENMVGEGGFGPVYKGKLSMGQEIAVKRLSKSSGQGLEEFKNEVASIAILQHRNLVALLGCCIQGEETMLIYEYMSNKSLDYFIYDHNRKALLAWQKRFDIIMGIARGLLYLHQDSKLKIIHRDLKASNILLDGDLLPKISDFGLARIFAGEQISAKTKRIIGT from the exons ATGGAGAGACAGGCTTTCCTCACCTTCTTCcatgctttatttttttcctcaacCCTCCTCAAATTTTCCATTGCAGCCGATACCTTAAGTTCAAGCCAATCCCTGAGGGATGGTGAAACTTTAGTTTCACCCGGCCAAAAGTTTGAGCTCGGCTTCTTCTCTCCCGGAAGCTCAAAAAACAGGTACTTGGGAATATGGTATGTTAGAACCCCAGATACAGTTGTTTGGGTTGCAAATAGAAACAACCCAATGATAGATGTACAAGGAATCCTAGCTATCAGTAGTGATGGAGGATTGATCCTTCGAAATGGAACTCAGAGCATCATCTGGTCATCAAACTCAACAAGAGCGTCAGCAGAAGAAATCACTCCAATCGCTCAGCTCTTAGATTCTGGAAATCTTGAACTCATTGAGAGAACAAAAACATATTCTGTCCTATGGCAGAGCTTTGATTCCATGTGTGATACCCGGTTACCAGGCATGAAGCTTGGAGCAAATACTAACACAGGTCTAGATCAGCATATGACATCATGGAAAGCCGCCGATGACCCATCTCCAGGAGATTTCACTTACAGAATtgaaaataatgggttgcctcAATTGGTTATCACCATGGGATCAACCAAAAAGTACCGATCCGGACCATGGAATGGACTTCGATTCAGTGGCCATCAAGCAGGCAACAATCCGGCTTTTAAACCTGTAATGGAATTTAACAACACTGAATTGATCTCTTTCTATGAACCATTCAACTCTGTCATAAAAAGATCAACACTAAGCCAGTCAGGGTATCTCCAACGCTATGTACTGAATGAAAAGAGCGGCAGTTGGGATCTCATGTTTACGGCACCAGCTGATTTGTGCGACAGTTATGGGCAGTGTGGACCTAATGGTATTTGCAGAACCAGCAAAGCACCGATATGCGAGTGTTTGAAGGGTTTCAGTCCAAAATCCCAACTAGAATGGGAAATGCTTAACTGGTCCAAAGGGTGTGTGAGGAGTGTGCCGTTGAAGTGCCAGAAAGGAGAAGGGTTTGTGAAGGTTGCACGTGTTAAGTTGCCTGACCTCTTGGATCAGTTTCAGCTGAACACTACTATGAGCCTCAGGGAATGCAAGGAGAAATGCTTGAGGGACTGTTCTTGCATAGCTTATGCCAATTCAAATGTCAGTGGAAGGGGAAATGGTTGTTTGATGTGGTTTGGGGATCTGATTGATACCAGAGAGTTCGTCCCACAAGATGATAGTGAGCAAGATATCTACATCCGCTTGCCGG AATCACTTTacccaaagaagaagaagaaaagacttCTGAAGATCTTACTGCTATCAGCCACTTCAGGAACACTTACCTTCTGCTTCGTATGTGGGTGCATAATCATCAAGATGAACAAAAAGAGAAGTCTaaaaggagagaaagaaaactTGGAATTACCTGTGTTTGATTTGGCAACTATTTCTGCTGCCACTAGAAACTTCTCGCAGGAAAATATGGTTGGAGAAGGTGGCTTTGGTCCTGTTTACAAG GGAAAGTTGTCGATGGGACAAGAAATTGCCGTGAAAAGACTCTCAAAAAGTTCCGGTCAAGGTCTAGAAGAGTTTAAGAACGAAGTTGCCTCAATTGCAATACTTCAACACAGGAACCTCGTCGCGCTTCTGGGATGCTGCATTCAAGGAGAAGAAACGATGTTAATCTACGAGTATATGAGCAACAAAAGCTTGGATTATTTTATTTATG ATCACAACAGAAAGGCATTATTGGCTTGGCAAAAGCGGTTTGACATTATCATGGGGATTGCAAGGGGACTTCTCTATCTCCACCAAGATTCgaagttaaaaataatacacaGGGATCTCAAAGCAAGCAATATTTTACTAGACGGCGATCTGCTACCTAAAATTTCTGACTTTGGATTAGCACGAATTTTTGCAGGAGAACAAATatctgcaaaaacaaaaagaatcatTGGAACATA A